A single region of the Populus nigra chromosome 2, ddPopNigr1.1, whole genome shotgun sequence genome encodes:
- the LOC133682039 gene encoding protein BRICK 1 produces the protein MARAGGGGGGGGGITNAVNVGIAVQADWENREFISHISLNIRRLFDFLIQFESTTKSKLSSLNLKLDTLERRLQLLELQVSTATSNPSLFTSTTTTTA, from the coding sequence atggCGAGAGcaggcggaggaggaggaggcggaggaggGATAACAAACGCGGTGAACGTAGGGATAGCAGTACAAGCAGATTGGGAGAACAGAGAATTCATATCTCACATATCTCTCAACATCCGTCGTCTCTTCGATTTCCTCATCCAATTTGAGTCCACCACCAAGTCCAAATTGTCTTCTCTCAATCTCAAGCTTGATACTTTGGAGCGTCGTTTACAGCTTCTCGAACTCCAAGTTTCCACGGCCACTTCAAATCCTTCTCTTTTCACTTCCACCACTACCACCACCGCttga